Genomic window (Chryseobacterium sp. H1D6B):
TAATCACTTATTTTTACACTAAGCTTGTTGAAGAGGTGTCTATTTAGACTATTAAGTTTAATTATATAATAATACCGCAGCTCGTACTTAACTTGATGCAGTAAGATGTAAGTTTTTTAAAATGTTAAGACCCTGCTCCTAATAAGAGCAGGGTCTTTTTTTAAGATAGATACAGCCTTGAGCTTAGACTTAAAAAGAAAGACCATTGCACAAGTACCAACAATCAATTTAGGTTTATATTTTGAGTATGCATTTTTGCAATACCTTTATATCAGGAAGTACTCTAGGCAAAATATTCTGCGTAAGCCAACCCCAGGCTTCCATATTCTTATCCTCAAATTTCCCTCCAATGGTTTGTGTAAACATAATTGCAAACAGGATTGAAGTAGCTGCAAACCAAGGTTTTGAAAGTTTCCTTTTTGCTTTTTCAAAAGATGTTTTCATTGTTTTAAAGTATTTATAATACCAGATCTCGTTAAATGCTTACCTGGTATTGATGTTGGTGACAATAATTCAGCAGTATCACTGCTTTCGCGTTTCTTAAATTGATAAATCAGCGCTGTTACCTTATGTTGCGACATAAAACTTAACCTTCCAATTTCATCTGGTAAAGATGTAACACCTCCATCCAGAACAGTTAAAAAATAGTAACATCAAACATATTAATAAGTACTTCATATTTATTAAATTATTGTTTTTACTTTCTCTCTTACGAAGGGGTGGAGTTTTTCTATTTTCTGCAAGGTTACTTTGTCCATAATTATAAATTTTACTGTTTTAGAAAACAAAAGTAGGCGCCGTATACGACAAAACTTGACGTATTTGAAATGAATTAATTAAATGATAATCAGTTGGTTAAATATAATGTTAAATTTAAAATAAAATAGAATTTTGTATTTTAAATGTTATAGTTTTGTATAATAAAATACTCGTAAACTAATCATGTATGCCTTAGTAGACTGCAATAATTTCTTTGTTTCCTGCGAAAGGACTTTGGATCCGTCACTTGAAAACAAACCCGTTGTGGTGCTTTCCAACAACGATGGATGTGTTGTGTCTAGAAGCAGAGAAGCGCAGGAACTTGGCATTCCGATGGCCGCTCCGGTATTTAAATATAAAGAGCTTTTTAAAGAACATGATGTAAAAAGTTTTTCGGCAAAATTTGAACTGTATAATTTCAAAAGCCAGGAGGTTATGGCTATTGCAAAATCATATGTTGTTAATTATGAGATTTATAGCATAGATGAACTTTTTTTAGATTTAAAAGGATTTAAATACATTAATATTTATGATTACTGTCTTGAGATCCGAAATGAAATTCAGGAGAAGTCTAAAATTCCTGTCAGTATAGGAATTGCACCTACAAAAACACTGTGCAAAGTAGCCAACAGGATTGTAAAGAAATATCCTGAAAAATTTGAAGGTGTTTATATTTTAGATACTCCAGAAAAAATAGAAAAAGCATTAAAATGGCTTGATATAGAAGATGTCTGGGGAATAGGCTGGAAGCTGGGTATAAAAATGCGCGACAATGGAGTTTATAAAGCTTGGGATCTGCTTCAAAAACCTGAAATGTGGGTAAGGAAAATTATGGGAATCCACGGAATAAGAATGATTAATGAACTGAAAGGAATCCCTCAGCTTGAACTTGCTGCGCCTTCTCCAAAAAAATCTATTGCGGTGACCCGAAGCTTTATGGAAATGCTTACAAAAAAAGATGAGGTAAGGGAACGTGTAGAAACTTTCGGGATGTACTGCTCTGAAAGATTGAGAAAACAGAATACCTGCTGTAAAGTAGTTACGGTTTTTGTCCAGACCAACAGGTTCCGAAAAGATCTCCCTGAATATAAGAAAGCTGTATCACAAGTTCTTCCTAACCCTACTAATTCTTCTATTGTGATTGGAAGAGCGGTTAATGAGCTCTTTGAAGCTGTTTATAAAGAAGGATTTCATTATAAAAAAGCAGGAGTGATGGTCAATGATTTTGTTCCTGAAAATGAAAGGTTAATCAGTTTATTTGAAGTGGATACTCAAAATCAGCATTTACCCGTAATGAAAGCGATGGATGAGCTGAATAAAAAATTCGGAAAAGATAAAGTACGCTTAGGAAGCATGAGCGGAAAAAATACTTTTGGCCGGGCAAAAATCTCTCCGGAATACGAAGCTTTCTTAAAAAATAATACACTTCCGGAAGCTAATTTTAGATTTCATTAGATTTTCATTGAAAAGTGTCTACAGTTTCATTCACAATAAGCCTTACCTGATCTGGTCTTCCACGGTCATTTTTGGGAGAATTGGTGTAGCTTCCTGTTCTTACAATGACCATTTTGTGTTCCGGAACCATGATAATATACTGCCCCTGAAGACCTAAAAAATAATAATGTTTTATGGGATTGTCATTATTGATCCAAAGTCCCATTCCATAGATCTCCTCAGAATTTTGGGTTGGAGTTCTCATTTCATTCATAAAATCCTGATTTAAAACCTGCACATCACCAACTTTTCCGTCATCTAAAAATAGCTGTCCCAACTTTGCAAAATCCCTTGCATTGGAATGAATACAGCAGTAGGTTTTCTCCATGCCGTTGTTGTCTGTACTCCATGTTGCGTTCTGCTCCATTCCAAGAGGAGTCCAGAATTTTTCTGACAAATAGCTTGCTAAAGACTGATTCAAGGCTTTTTTTAATGCAAAGCCCAACAGCTGTGTTGAGCCGCTTTGATATTCATATCTTTTTCCAGGTTCTTCTTTAAAGTCTCTTGAGAAAACTGCTTTTGCCAGACTTCTTCCATAATAGGCTTTAGCATTCGGTAAGAGCGGGTTTTTATAGTCCTCGTCCCAATCTAGACCCGCTTCCATCTGTGCTAAGTTTTTTAAAGTGACTTTATTTCCAAACTCTTTGTCTTTAAATTCACTGTAAAATTCGGAAAGCTTCTCATTGATGTTTTTAATTTTCCCTTCCTCCAGAGCTTTTCCTAAAAGCATAACAGTAACTGCTTTGGCCATAGAAAAAGAATTGGTCTTAGAAAGCTGGTTGTAGCCGTTCCAATACTGTTCATGAAGTAATTTTCCGTCTCTAATGACAACGAAAGAGGCTGTATCTGATTGAATTAAATCGTCAACTAAAGTTTTAGACAGCTCTTTTTTATTGTATTCTGAATCTTCCTCCCATAATACTGGGATTTCCGAAGCGATAATATGGCTGGGAAAGAGATCTCCGTCATCAATAAATGCGCTTGATTTTCCTTTTAAATACGTTTTAGAAATTCCGCTGAATAAATAATCATACCCCAAAAGATAAGAAAGAACAGCTGTAGCGGCTATTCCTCCTATAACATACTTTAATATTTTCATGTGAATTGGTCTTAAACAAATTTAAAATAAATTTCACATCAAAATAAAAAAGCCTTGAAAAATCAAGGCTTTAAGTTTATATTTTTGAAAGTAAGTTTCTAAAACTCGTCTTTTCATCAATTATTCTTCTTAATTCTGAAACCGGAACTCTTTCCTGTTTCATCGTGTCTCTGTCTCTAATCGTAACAGTATTGTCTACAAGCGAGTCTTGATCTATCGTAATACAGTAAGGAGTACCGATGGCATCCTGTCTTCTGTAACGTTTTCCAATAGCATCTTTTTCTTCGTAATATACATTGAAATCATATTTCAGGTCATTAAAGACTTTTTGTGCATATTCACTCATACCATCTTTTTTCATTAATGGAAGAATCGCTGCTTTTACCGGAGCTAAAGCTGGTGGAAGAGATAAAACTGTTCTTTCTGACCCGTCTTCTAATACTTCATCTTTTAAGCTGTTAGAAAATATAGCAAGGAATAACCTGTCTAAACCTACAGATGTTTCTACTACATAAGGAACGTAATTTTCATTTCTTTCAGGATCGAAATACTGTAATTTTCTTCCTGAATGCTTTTCGTGGGCATTTAAATCGAAATCTGTTCTGGAGTGGATACCTTCCAGTTCTTTAAATCCGAATGGGAAATTAAATTCAATATCCGCCGCCGCATTAGCATAATGTGCTAATTTTTCATGATCATGGAATCTGTAATTTTCATCACCCAATCCAAGAGCTAGGTGCCAGTTCAGACGTTTTGTCTTCCACTGTTCGTAAAAATCAAGTTCTGTTCCCGGAGCAACGAAGAACTGCATCTCCATTTGCTCGAATTCACGCATTCTGAAAATAAACTGTCTAGCAACGATTTCATTTCTGAATGCTTTTCCGATCTGTGCAATACCAAAAGGAAGTTTATGACGGGATGTTTTTTGAACATTCAAGAAGTTTACGAAGATACCCTGCGCTGTTTCTGGTCTCAGATAAAGATCCATAGCGCTTTCTGCAGAAGCTCCTAATTTAGTTCCGAACATCAGGTTAAACTGTCTTACATCCGTCCAGTTTTTAGACCCAGTATCAGGATCAGCGATTTCAAGCTCTTCAATTAAGGCTTTTACATCACCAAGATCTTCATTTTCTAAAGATTTAGCAAGTCTTGCAAGAATGGAAGCTCTTTTAGCACGGTATTCTAAGATTTTAGGATTCGTAGCTTCAAATTGTGCTTTGTCAAAAGTGTCGCCGAATCTTTTAGCCGCTTTTTCTATTTCTTTATTTTCTTTGTCTTCAATTTTAGCACAATAATCTTCAATTAGAACATCTGCTCTGAAACGTTTTTTAGAATCTTTGTTGTCAATCAACGGATCATTGAATGCATCTACGTGTCCTGAAGCTTTCCAGATAGTAGGGTGCATTAGAATTGCGGTATCAATACCCACAATATTTTCGTTAAGCTGTACCATAGCTTTCCACCAATACTGTTTGATGTTGTTTTTTAGTTCAGTACCATTCTGCCCATAATCATATACCGCGGATAAACCATCGTATATTTCGCTTGAAGGAAAAATAAAACCATATTCTTTAGCGTGGGAAACCACTTTCTTGAAAACATCTTCTTGCTTTGTCATATTTTTTTACGTCTGAAGTGCAAAAATATGAAAATGGAATCCAAATTCATGAAATTCAATAAAAAAAGCAGTTATTTTAACTGCTTTTTTAAATATATTCTTTTAGAAGTTGTAGCTTAAGGCGACACCATCACCGGTAAAACCTACTTTATAATAGGCTGTATTGGCAGTAACAGTTCCATTTTCTGTATCCACTGCCTTTTTTAAATTCTTATTTGCTTTTCCGGAAACGACAATTCCAATAACACTAACTCCTGCTCCAATTCCTGCAAGAGCCCAGCCTCCTTGATTTCTTTTCTGAGTTAAAGCTATTGTTCCATATCCATAGTTTATATAATTCACTTTATCTTTTTGAAGAGCCTTTACAATCCCGAAACCCATAAATGCTCCTCCTGTAAAACCAAATATCTGTCCAAGAGTAGAATTTGAATTGGCTTTCTTCATGTATTCCAGCGCTTGTGGATTCGTGAAAACTTTTTTGTATTCAGAAAACTTATAAGACTGTCCTCCTTTGATAAAAAATTCGCGGTTCGTTTTTCCAAGTTTTAGAGAATCTGATTTTTGAGCAAATGATAATAAAGAAAAAGTGCTTAAAAATAAAGCCAGCAAACGGTTTTTCATGTAAAATTTTTCGCGAAAATAAATAAAACTTAGTTAAAAATTTATTTTGATTGTATAGTATTAAAAACTCAATATCTATAAGATCCCGTACTTCCTGCCATTAAAAGCATAGAAGCAAGTCCTATTATTAGAAATACTATGGACAGGATGATTAATATTATGGAAGGTGTTTTATATTTCTTGTTATTAAATAATAGAACTAAAGAAAGGACTAATACGCCCAGACTTATGAATACATCTGTTTTTGCAGTAAGGTAATATATATTATCC
Coding sequences:
- a CDS encoding Y-family DNA polymerase — translated: MYALVDCNNFFVSCERTLDPSLENKPVVVLSNNDGCVVSRSREAQELGIPMAAPVFKYKELFKEHDVKSFSAKFELYNFKSQEVMAIAKSYVVNYEIYSIDELFLDLKGFKYINIYDYCLEIRNEIQEKSKIPVSIGIAPTKTLCKVANRIVKKYPEKFEGVYILDTPEKIEKALKWLDIEDVWGIGWKLGIKMRDNGVYKAWDLLQKPEMWVRKIMGIHGIRMINELKGIPQLELAAPSPKKSIAVTRSFMEMLTKKDEVRERVETFGMYCSERLRKQNTCCKVVTVFVQTNRFRKDLPEYKKAVSQVLPNPTNSSIVIGRAVNELFEAVYKEGFHYKKAGVMVNDFVPENERLISLFEVDTQNQHLPVMKAMDELNKKFGKDKVRLGSMSGKNTFGRAKISPEYEAFLKNNTLPEANFRFH
- a CDS encoding serine hydrolase, with translation MKILKYVIGGIAATAVLSYLLGYDYLFSGISKTYLKGKSSAFIDDGDLFPSHIIASEIPVLWEEDSEYNKKELSKTLVDDLIQSDTASFVVIRDGKLLHEQYWNGYNQLSKTNSFSMAKAVTVMLLGKALEEGKIKNINEKLSEFYSEFKDKEFGNKVTLKNLAQMEAGLDWDEDYKNPLLPNAKAYYGRSLAKAVFSRDFKEEPGKRYEYQSGSTQLLGFALKKALNQSLASYLSEKFWTPLGMEQNATWSTDNNGMEKTYCCIHSNARDFAKLGQLFLDDGKVGDVQVLNQDFMNEMRTPTQNSEEIYGMGLWINNDNPIKHYYFLGLQGQYIIMVPEHKMVIVRTGSYTNSPKNDRGRPDQVRLIVNETVDTFQ
- a CDS encoding glycine--tRNA ligase; its protein translation is MTKQEDVFKKVVSHAKEYGFIFPSSEIYDGLSAVYDYGQNGTELKNNIKQYWWKAMVQLNENIVGIDTAILMHPTIWKASGHVDAFNDPLIDNKDSKKRFRADVLIEDYCAKIEDKENKEIEKAAKRFGDTFDKAQFEATNPKILEYRAKRASILARLAKSLENEDLGDVKALIEELEIADPDTGSKNWTDVRQFNLMFGTKLGASAESAMDLYLRPETAQGIFVNFLNVQKTSRHKLPFGIAQIGKAFRNEIVARQFIFRMREFEQMEMQFFVAPGTELDFYEQWKTKRLNWHLALGLGDENYRFHDHEKLAHYANAAADIEFNFPFGFKELEGIHSRTDFDLNAHEKHSGRKLQYFDPERNENYVPYVVETSVGLDRLFLAIFSNSLKDEVLEDGSERTVLSLPPALAPVKAAILPLMKKDGMSEYAQKVFNDLKYDFNVYYEEKDAIGKRYRRQDAIGTPYCITIDQDSLVDNTVTIRDRDTMKQERVPVSELRRIIDEKTSFRNLLSKI